From one Felis catus isolate Fca126 chromosome E2, F.catus_Fca126_mat1.0, whole genome shotgun sequence genomic stretch:
- the A1BG gene encoding alpha-1B-glycoprotein isoform X1: MSTLWAFLMLWGLLLSPATEAAVAFQTQPDLWAEVESLLEPWANVTLTCHACLETMDFELFKDGVTQKLVHLGLPAMEHQFPLGPVTSDTQGLYRCRSGLSSGWTQLSNLLEVTGAETLPPPVLSTEPVSWITPGLETKLLCRGGFRGVTFLLRLEGDDQFLEVFEAPTGVEATFPVRRPGNYSCSYRTHAAGAPSEPSATVTVEELGAPLPPTLSLQGESATAVLHPGVRATLVCVAPLSGVHFQLRRGEEVLQVPMSSTSPDRVFFHLNAVALGDGGLYTCRYQLRGQQTWSLDSAPAELLLSDETLPAPELSAEPATPRPAPGASLQLRCRAPRPGLRFALVREDAGQRRVHRVLSPAGTEAHFELRDISAADSANYSCVYVDTEPPFAGSAPSAPLELCVEGPAPRPQLRPLWRGAVTPGRDAVLRCEGQVPDVTFELLRAGEKEALTQTRTAHRSADLVLTYVGPQHVGNYSCRYRRSWPKVLVSEFSEPVELQVAGS, translated from the exons ATGTCCACTCTCTGGGCCTTCCTCATGCTCTGGG GTCTCTTGCTGAGCCCAGCGACGGAGGCGGCAGTAG CATTCCAGACCCAGCCAGACCTGTGGGCAGAGGTTGAATCGCTGCTGGAACCCTGGGCCAACGTGACACTGACTTGCCATGCCTGTCTGGAGACCATGGATTTTGAGCTGTTCAAGGATGGGGTAACCCAGAAACTTGTGCACCTTGGTTTACCTGCTATGGAGCACCAGTTCCCCCTAGGACCAGTGACAAGTGACACCCAGGGCCTGTACCGCTGCCGCTCTGGCTTGAGCAGCGGATGGACCCAGCTGAGCAATCTCCTGGAGGTGACTGGGGCAG AGACCCTGCCCCCGCCTGTGCTCTCAACGGAGCCTGTGTCCTGGATCACACCTGGCCTGGAGACAAAACTGCTGTGCCGTGGGGGATTTCGGGGTGTTACCTTCCTGCTGAGGCTGGAAGGCGATGACCAGTTTTTGGAGGTGTTTGAGGCCCCTACAGGCGTGGAGGCCACCTTCCCAGTCCGTCGGCCTGGCAACTACAGCTGCAGCTACCGCACCCATGCAGCAGGTGCACCCTCTGAGCCCAGTGCTACTGTGACAGTCGAAGAGCTGG GCGCACCGTTGCCGCCCACGCTGAGTCTCCAGGGAGAGTCTGCAACCGCCGTCCTGCACCCGGGTGTCCGCGCGACCTTGGTCTGCGTGGCGCCCCTAAGCGGCGTGCACTTCCAGCTGAGGCGGGGCGAGGAGGTGCTGCAAGTACCCATGAGCTCCACCAGCCCAGACCGCGTCTTCTTTCACCTGAACGCGGTGGCTCTGGGCGACGGCGGTCTCTACACCTGCCGCTATCAGCTGCGTGGCCAGCAAACCTGGTCCTTGGACAGTGCGCCCGCCGAGCTGCTGCTGAGCGACG AGACGCTCCCCGCGCCGGAGCTCTCGGCCGAACCCGCGACTCCGCGGCCGGCGCCCGGCGCGTCCCTGCAGCTGCGGTGCCGCGCGCCCCGGCCCGGCCTGCGCTTCGCCCTGGTGCGCGAGGACGCCGGCCAGCGCCGGGTGCACCGAGTCCTGAGCCCCGCGGGCACCGAGGCCCACTTCGAGCTGCGCGACATCTCGGCCGCGGACTCGGCCAACTACAGCTGCGTCTACGTGGACACTGAGCCCCCCTTCGCGGGCTCGGCGCCCAGCGCGCCCTTGGAGCTGTGCGTGGAGG GGCCCGCTCCCAGGCCCCAGCTCCGGCCCCTGTGGCGCGGGGCGGTGACTCCGGGCCGCGACGCCGTCCTGCGCTGCGAAGGCCAGGTGCCGGACGTCACATTCGAGCTGCTGCGGGCCGGTGAAAAGGAGGCTTTGACCCAGACCCGGACCGCCCACCGCTCAGCAGACCTTGTGCTGACCTACGTGGGGCCGCAGCACGTGGGCAACTACAGCTGCCGGTACCGCAGGTCGTGGCCCAAAGTCTTGGTGTCGGAGTTCAGCGAGCCGGTGGAGCTCCAGGTGGCAG GAAGTTGA
- the A1BG gene encoding alpha-1B-glycoprotein isoform X2 — MDFELFKDGVTQKLVHLGLPAMEHQFPLGPVTSDTQGLYRCRSGLSSGWTQLSNLLEVTGAETLPPPVLSTEPVSWITPGLETKLLCRGGFRGVTFLLRLEGDDQFLEVFEAPTGVEATFPVRRPGNYSCSYRTHAAGAPSEPSATVTVEELGAPLPPTLSLQGESATAVLHPGVRATLVCVAPLSGVHFQLRRGEEVLQVPMSSTSPDRVFFHLNAVALGDGGLYTCRYQLRGQQTWSLDSAPAELLLSDETLPAPELSAEPATPRPAPGASLQLRCRAPRPGLRFALVREDAGQRRVHRVLSPAGTEAHFELRDISAADSANYSCVYVDTEPPFAGSAPSAPLELCVEGPAPRPQLRPLWRGAVTPGRDAVLRCEGQVPDVTFELLRAGEKEALTQTRTAHRSADLVLTYVGPQHVGNYSCRYRRSWPKVLVSEFSEPVELQVAGS, encoded by the exons ATGGATTTTGAGCTGTTCAAGGATGGGGTAACCCAGAAACTTGTGCACCTTGGTTTACCTGCTATGGAGCACCAGTTCCCCCTAGGACCAGTGACAAGTGACACCCAGGGCCTGTACCGCTGCCGCTCTGGCTTGAGCAGCGGATGGACCCAGCTGAGCAATCTCCTGGAGGTGACTGGGGCAG AGACCCTGCCCCCGCCTGTGCTCTCAACGGAGCCTGTGTCCTGGATCACACCTGGCCTGGAGACAAAACTGCTGTGCCGTGGGGGATTTCGGGGTGTTACCTTCCTGCTGAGGCTGGAAGGCGATGACCAGTTTTTGGAGGTGTTTGAGGCCCCTACAGGCGTGGAGGCCACCTTCCCAGTCCGTCGGCCTGGCAACTACAGCTGCAGCTACCGCACCCATGCAGCAGGTGCACCCTCTGAGCCCAGTGCTACTGTGACAGTCGAAGAGCTGG GCGCACCGTTGCCGCCCACGCTGAGTCTCCAGGGAGAGTCTGCAACCGCCGTCCTGCACCCGGGTGTCCGCGCGACCTTGGTCTGCGTGGCGCCCCTAAGCGGCGTGCACTTCCAGCTGAGGCGGGGCGAGGAGGTGCTGCAAGTACCCATGAGCTCCACCAGCCCAGACCGCGTCTTCTTTCACCTGAACGCGGTGGCTCTGGGCGACGGCGGTCTCTACACCTGCCGCTATCAGCTGCGTGGCCAGCAAACCTGGTCCTTGGACAGTGCGCCCGCCGAGCTGCTGCTGAGCGACG AGACGCTCCCCGCGCCGGAGCTCTCGGCCGAACCCGCGACTCCGCGGCCGGCGCCCGGCGCGTCCCTGCAGCTGCGGTGCCGCGCGCCCCGGCCCGGCCTGCGCTTCGCCCTGGTGCGCGAGGACGCCGGCCAGCGCCGGGTGCACCGAGTCCTGAGCCCCGCGGGCACCGAGGCCCACTTCGAGCTGCGCGACATCTCGGCCGCGGACTCGGCCAACTACAGCTGCGTCTACGTGGACACTGAGCCCCCCTTCGCGGGCTCGGCGCCCAGCGCGCCCTTGGAGCTGTGCGTGGAGG GGCCCGCTCCCAGGCCCCAGCTCCGGCCCCTGTGGCGCGGGGCGGTGACTCCGGGCCGCGACGCCGTCCTGCGCTGCGAAGGCCAGGTGCCGGACGTCACATTCGAGCTGCTGCGGGCCGGTGAAAAGGAGGCTTTGACCCAGACCCGGACCGCCCACCGCTCAGCAGACCTTGTGCTGACCTACGTGGGGCCGCAGCACGTGGGCAACTACAGCTGCCGGTACCGCAGGTCGTGGCCCAAAGTCTTGGTGTCGGAGTTCAGCGAGCCGGTGGAGCTCCAGGTGGCAG GAAGTTGA
- the ZSCAN22 gene encoding zinc finger and SCAN domain-containing protein 22, whose product MAIPKSPLSPMPWEQDGFLRVKVEDEEASLSEVQESSPGHTVHPEAARLRFRRFCYEEASNPHEALAQLRELCHQWLQPEAHSKEQMLELLVLEQFLGALPPKIQSWVGAQFPKSGEEAAMLVEGLTRSLDKTGQEPGAELSESSCKQNDLEESEPLGRATETLAGGGSLGPAFGDAREPEGSSERQAGLSGGIWTKSVPQEMDCRKTSEPHKDVPTDQTSCEPGALGNSPNMWPNFISQEKTPEEKFDPLDGYGTESPCVYSRRKSSKCGECGKTFQSPSALKAHQKSHFRKTPYTCSECGKAFSRSTHLAQHQVIHTGAKPHECKECGKAFSRVTHLTQHQRIHTGEKPYKCRECGKTFSRSTHLTQHQRVHTGERPYECDECGKAFSQSTHLTQHQRIHTGEKPYKCDACGRAFSDCSALIRHLRIHSGEKPYQCKVCPKAFAQSSSLIEHQRIHTGEKPYKCSDCGKAFSRSSALMVHLRIHITVLQ is encoded by the exons ATGGCCATCCCCAAGAGCCCTCTGAGCCCCATGCCCTGGGAACAGGATGGTTTCCTACGTGTGAAGGTGGAGGATGAGGAGGCTAGCCTCTCTGAGGTCCAGGAATCTAGCCCTGGCCACACTGTCCACCCTGAGGCTGCACGTCTTCGCTTCCGGCGCTTCTGCTATGAGGAGGCATCCAACCCACATGAGGCCCTGGCCCAGCTCCGTGAACTGTGCCACCAGTGGCTGCAGCCTGAAGCACATTCCAAGGAGCAGATGCTAGAGTTGCTGGTGCTGGAGCAGTTCCTGGGTGCACTGCCACCCAAGATCCAGTCATGGGTGGGTGCCCAGTTCCCCAAGAGTGGTGAGGAGGCTGCCATGCTGGTAGAAGGTCTGACTCGGTCACTGGACAAGACAG GACAGGAACCAGGAGCTGAGCTCTCAGAGTCAAGCTGCAAGCAGAATGATTTGGAAGAGTCCGAGCCACTGGGTAGGGCCACTGAAACCCTCGCGGGAGGTGGTTCCCTGGGACCTGCCTTTGGTGATGCTCGTGAACCTGAGGGCAGctcagagaggcaggcaggactCTCAGGGGGAATCTGGACAAAGTCTGTCCCCCAAGAGATGGATTGCAGGAAAACTTCAGAGCCTCACAAAGATGTTCCCACAGACCAGACCAGCTGTGAACCTGGTGCCTTGGGGAATAGTCCCAACATGTGGCCAAATTTCATCTCACAAGAGAAGACACCAGAAGAGAAATTTGATCCATTGGATGGTTATGGGACGGAGTCGCCATGCGTATACTCAAGGAGGAAGTCTTCCAAGTGTGGTGAATGTGGGAAAACATTCCAGAGCCCCTCCGCCCTCAAAGCACACCAGAAGAGCCATTTTCGGAAGACACCCTACACCTGTAgtgagtgtgggaaagcctttagccGGAGCACTCACTTGGCCCAGCACCAAGTCATCCACACGGGGGCAAAGCCCCATGAGTGTAAAGAGTGCGGGAAGGCCTTCAGCCGGGTCACCCACCTAACTCAGCACCAGAGGATCCACACTGGAGAAAAACCCTACAAGTGCAGGGAATGTGGCAAAACCTTCAGCCGCAGCACCCATCTCACCCAGCACCAGCGGGTGCACACAGGGGAGAGGCCCTATGAGTGTGACgagtgtgggaaggccttcagCCAGAGCACCCACCTGACTCAGCACCAGCGCATCCACACCGGGGAGAAGCCCTACAAGTGTGACGCTTGTGGAAGAGCCTTCAGTGACTGCTCAGCTCTGATCCGCCACCTGAGAATCCACTCTGGAGAGAAGCCGTATCAGTGTAAGGTTTGTCCAAAGGCCTTTGCACAGAGCTCCTCCCTCATTGAGCACCAGAGAATCCACACAGGAGAGAAGCCGTACAAGTGCAGCGACTGTGGAAAGGCCTTTAGCCGCAGCTCAGCCCTTATGGTTCACCTGAGGATCCACATCACAGTACTGCAGTAA